The DNA segment GCAGGTCGGCGATCAGTTCGGGGCCGTTGCAGCCGGGCATCTCGATGTCGCACAGTACCGCGTCGAATACCTGGCCGCCGAGCAGGGCGGCGGCCTCATTGCCGCTTTCGGCGCAAACCACGGCTTGCACGCCCAATTGCCGCAGCAGTCCCTCGGCCGCGAGCCGCTGGAACGGGTGGTCTTCGACGACGAGAATGCGCAACGTGGCGAAGCGGATCGGCATGGGGAGGGGAGGGCGCGGCGCGCGCATCCTGGCATGGTAGCGCGGCACCGGCGCGTCGGCCAGCATGCCGGCTGGCGCTGCGGATTTGTCGCGATGATGCCGCGAAACCAGCGAAAACGCGCTGCGTTACGAATATTTGCGCTTTCCGATTCAATGACCCGCTGCCATACCCGCTACAATCGCTGCCCGTAGTTTTGAACATGGCATGTCGATAATGGGTTTGGGCTGGTTCGGATTTTCGACTTTCTGGGTGGTGCCGCTGGTCTGGCGGATGGCCGGGCGCTGGCTTGCCGGCGATCGCCGGCTGGCCGGGCCGGGTTCGCTGCGTACCTGGCTGGGTACGCTGGCCGTGCTGTGTGCCAGCGCCGGCCTGGAGGCGCTCACCAGCGGGGCCGACCCCGAGTCCACCGCGGGCGGTTCCGCCGGACGCGCGCTTGCCGGCATGTTCGGCAACCTGCTTGGCTGGACGGGTGCCTTGCTGCTGATGCTGGGGGTGCTGGCGCTGGCGGCACCCATGGTGTTCGGCGAAACCTGGCGCAGCCTGTTCGCGCGCAAGCCGCGCCACGCGGTGGCTCCCGATGCCGCGGCCGAGGAGCCGGCGCCGGCCTTCACCAATCCCTTCGCGAATCCCTTCACGCCGCAGGCGCCGCGCGACGCCGAACGCCGCGAGGCCGCTGCCGTCGCCCACGGCAACTGGAGCGCGCCGGCCCAGCGCCACCGCAGTTTCGAAGCAGTCTCGGCACGGCGCCAGCCCGCGTGGCAGCCGCCGCGGCGTACCCGTGAATCGCCGCCGCAGCCTGGCGAGATCTGGCTGCATGCTGCCGATGGCCCGACGGCGGGCAAGCCTGTGCGCGCTGCGGGAACCTCCGCTGCGGCGGGCGTTGCCCAGGCCGTTGCGCAGGCGGCGCCGGTACCGCGGCCCGCACCGGTTCCGGCCCCGACCCCGGCGCCACGCAAGCCCGCTGCAGCGCCGGCACCGGCCTCGGCGTCGGTGCCTGCGCGTCCTGCGCAACCACCGCGCGCGACCGTGGTCAGCAGCCCGTTCCGGCAGCCGCAGCCGCTGGTGCGCTCGTCGATCACGACATTGCCGGAGGCGCAGGCCAGGGCGGCGACTACGGCGCCATTGGCTGCGCTTTCGCCTGCCGCCGTGGCTGTGCCTGAGACGGCGGCCAGCGTTGTGCAGGCAGCGGTCGAGCCGGCGACTGCCATCGCCGAGCCCGCAGTGCCGGACACGCCGGTGGCAGAGGCCACCGCGACGGTGGCAACTCACGCGATTGTGATCGAGCCCGACACCGCGGCGCCGGTAGCTGCGGTGGAGGCGGCGGCCGTGCCGCCGGCCGTTGACGAAGTCATTGCCGACACTGACGCCGCCACGCTGGCAGCGATCCGGCAGGAAGCGCTGGACCTGCTGGCCGAGTTGCAGGCGCTGGCGCGCAAGGCTATCGCGCAGCCCGCGCCAGTCCCGGAAGTCACCGAAGTCCCTGAAGTCACCGAAGCCCCGGAAAGCGCCGAGATCACGCCGGCCGTGGACGACCTTGCCGACGCAACCGCTGGTGCGGCCGATATCGATGCTTCGCCACAGGTCGAGGCAGACGAAACACAGCCGGAAAGCCAGTCAGTAGTGTCCGCCGAGCCGTCTGATGACATTGCCGATGCCGATGCCGATACCGATGCCGATGCCGTGGCACAGGCGGTTATTACCTCGGCGATGGAGGAGGGGAGCGGGGCTGCACCGGTCTCGGCCGACCCCGTCGCTGACCGGGACACGGAAACGCCGATGGACGGTAACGGCCTCGTAGGCGAAGCCCTTGCCGATACGGAAACAGTTGAAGCTGCTGGCGAGGCGGAGGTTGTTGAGGCCGCTGGGGTCGTTGAAGCCGCTGCGGTTGTTGAGGCCGCCGAGGTCGTTGAACCTGCTGAGGTTGTGGAGGCCGCTGAACCCGCTGAGGTAGTAGAGGCAGTAGAGGCAGTTGACTCTGTTGAAACAGTCGAGTCATCTGCGGCCACCGAGCCTGAGGAAGAGGTAGCGGCCACCGTGGTCGAGGCGGCAGCAGAACCTGCAGAAGCCACCGCCGTAGCCGAGCCGGCAACGCCCGAGATCGCCTTGCCCGTGGCCAAGCCCCGCATCGTCCTGCCGGCCGTGGTCGGCCGGACGGTGCCGCTGGCCGCGACACAGCTCGCTCCCGCACCCGCACCCGCCCCGGCTCCCGCCCCGGCTCCCGCCCCGGCTCCCGCCCCGGCTCCCGCCCCGGCTCACGTGCCGCCCGCTCCCCGCCCGCCGGTGGACTACCGCCTGCCGCCCGCCGACCTGCTGGAAAACCAGGTCGACAGCGGCGAACAGGTGTCGGAAGAACGCTTGCGCGAAACCGGTGAACTGATCGCGCAGCGGCTGGCCGAGTTCAAGGTGCCCGTCGCCGTGGTCGGCGCCGATGCCGGCCCGGTCATCACGCGCTTCGAGGTAGAGCCCGCCATGGGCGTGCGTGGCGCGCAAGTCGTCGGCCTGATGAAGGACCTGGCCCGCGCGCTCGGCGTGACCTCGATCCGCGTGGTCGAGACCATCCCCGGCAAGACCTGCATGGGCCTGGAGCTGCCCAATGCGCGCCGGCAGATGATCCGGCTGTCCGAGATCGTCAAGGCCGCCTCGTTCCAGGCGCACCATTCGCGCCTGGTGCTGGCGATGGGCAAGGACATCACCGGCAACCCGGTGGTCACCGACCTGGCGCGCGCGCCGCACTTGCTGGTGGCAGGTACCACCGGCTCGGGCAAGTCGGTCGCGGTCAACGCGATGATCCTGTCGATGCTGTACAAGGCCACGCCGGAAGAAGTGCGCCTGATCATGATCGACCCCAAGATGCTCGAGTTGTCGGTCTATGAGGGCATTCCGCACCTGCTGTCGCCGGTGGTAACCGACATGAAGCAGGCCGCGCACGCGCTTAACTGGTGCGTCGGCGAGATGGAAAAGCGCTACAAGCTGATGTCGGCGCTGGGCGTTCGCAACCTGGCCGGCTACAACCAGAAGATCCGCGCCGCCGAGGCTGCCGAGCGCAAGGTGCCCAACCCGTTCTCGCTGACGCCGGAGGCGCCCGAGCCGCTGTCGAGGCTGCCGATGATCGTGGTGGTGATCGATGAACTGGCCGACCTGATGATGGTCGCCGGCAAAAAGATCGAAGAACTGATCGCGCGCCTGGCCCAGAAGGCCCGCGCCGCCGGCATTCACCTGATCCTGGCGACGCAGCGCCCGTCGGTCGACGTGATCACGGGGCTGATCAAGGCCAATATCCCGACGCGGGTGGCATTCCAGGTCTCGTCCAAGATCGATTCGCGCACCATCCTCGACCAGATGGGCGCTGAAAGCCTGCTGGGCCAGGGCGACATGCTGTTCCTGCCGCCGGGCACCGGCTACCCGCAGCGCGTGCATGGCGCCTTCGTCGCCGACGAGGAAGTGCACCGCGTGGTGGAGCACTGGAAGCAGTTCGGCGAGCCGGACTACGATGAAGCCATCCTGGCCGGCGACCCGGCCGAAGCCAGCAGCGCCGACCTGTTCGGCGAGGGCGGCGGCGATGGCGAAGCCGACCCGCTGTACGACGAAGCCGCGTCCTTCGTGCTGACCAGCCGGCGCGCCTCGATCTCCGCGGTGCAGCGCCAGCTGCGCATCGGCTACAACCGCGCGGCGCGGCTGATCGAGCAGATGGAAGCCGCCGGGCTGGTGTCGCCGATGGGCCGCAACGGCGCGCGCGACGTGCTGGCGCCGGGGCCGGCGGACTGACGCAACGTTACCTGCCGGAGAACGCGATGGCGCTCGAGCATGGAAGCCTGCTGGCCGATGTGCCGGTGAACCTGATGGAAGAAGTGTTCCAGCCGCTGCTGGCGCGGCCGGGCCTGAAGATCGAGCGGATCGTCTCCAACGGGCAGGCCAGTCCGCAAGGGTCCTGGTATGACAGCGCGGAAGGGGAATGGGTGTTGCTGGTCAGCGGCAGTGCCGCGCTGGAAGTGGAAGGCGAGCCGGCATTGCGGGTGATGCAGCCGGGGCAATGGCTGCATCTGCCCGCGCATTGCCGGCATCGGGTGGCGTGGACGGATGCGGCGCAGCCTACGGTGTGGCTGGCCGTGCATTACGATGCCGCCGACAAGGCGGCTGCGCCTCAGCGCGCTGACTGATCCGGAAACACCGGCTCCCCCAGATTCAGCATCAACCGGTTCGCCCACGCAAAGATTGCAACCGAGTGGATCAGGTCTAGGATCTCCGCATCCGACACCCCCACATCGCGCAGCGGCTTGAGCTGTGCCGCCGTCACCTCCGCCGGCCGCTCCGTCAGTTCGATCGAGAACTGCGCGATCGCCTTTTCCCGCGCCGTGGTGCCCGCCGTGCGCGGGTCCTCGAACACCTCCTTGATCACG comes from the Cupriavidus sp. P-10 genome and includes:
- a CDS encoding FtsK/SpoIIIE family DNA translocase, with protein sequence MGLGWFGFSTFWVVPLVWRMAGRWLAGDRRLAGPGSLRTWLGTLAVLCASAGLEALTSGADPESTAGGSAGRALAGMFGNLLGWTGALLLMLGVLALAAPMVFGETWRSLFARKPRHAVAPDAAAEEPAPAFTNPFANPFTPQAPRDAERREAAAVAHGNWSAPAQRHRSFEAVSARRQPAWQPPRRTRESPPQPGEIWLHAADGPTAGKPVRAAGTSAAAGVAQAVAQAAPVPRPAPVPAPTPAPRKPAAAPAPASASVPARPAQPPRATVVSSPFRQPQPLVRSSITTLPEAQARAATTAPLAALSPAAVAVPETAASVVQAAVEPATAIAEPAVPDTPVAEATATVATHAIVIEPDTAAPVAAVEAAAVPPAVDEVIADTDAATLAAIRQEALDLLAELQALARKAIAQPAPVPEVTEVPEVTEAPESAEITPAVDDLADATAGAADIDASPQVEADETQPESQSVVSAEPSDDIADADADTDADAVAQAVITSAMEEGSGAAPVSADPVADRDTETPMDGNGLVGEALADTETVEAAGEAEVVEAAGVVEAAAVVEAAEVVEPAEVVEAAEPAEVVEAVEAVDSVETVESSAATEPEEEVAATVVEAAAEPAEATAVAEPATPEIALPVAKPRIVLPAVVGRTVPLAATQLAPAPAPAPAPAPAPAPAPAPAPAPAHVPPAPRPPVDYRLPPADLLENQVDSGEQVSEERLRETGELIAQRLAEFKVPVAVVGADAGPVITRFEVEPAMGVRGAQVVGLMKDLARALGVTSIRVVETIPGKTCMGLELPNARRQMIRLSEIVKAASFQAHHSRLVLAMGKDITGNPVVTDLARAPHLLVAGTTGSGKSVAVNAMILSMLYKATPEEVRLIMIDPKMLELSVYEGIPHLLSPVVTDMKQAAHALNWCVGEMEKRYKLMSALGVRNLAGYNQKIRAAEAAERKVPNPFSLTPEAPEPLSRLPMIVVVIDELADLMMVAGKKIEELIARLAQKARAAGIHLILATQRPSVDVITGLIKANIPTRVAFQVSSKIDSRTILDQMGAESLLGQGDMLFLPPGTGYPQRVHGAFVADEEVHRVVEHWKQFGEPDYDEAILAGDPAEASSADLFGEGGGDGEADPLYDEAASFVLTSRRASISAVQRQLRIGYNRAARLIEQMEAAGLVSPMGRNGARDVLAPGPAD
- a CDS encoding cupin domain-containing protein, whose translation is MALEHGSLLADVPVNLMEEVFQPLLARPGLKIERIVSNGQASPQGSWYDSAEGEWVLLVSGSAALEVEGEPALRVMQPGQWLHLPAHCRHRVAWTDAAQPTVWLAVHYDAADKAAAPQRAD